A single region of the Paraburkholderia megapolitana genome encodes:
- a CDS encoding BrnT family toxin, whose protein sequence is MTFEEHRLAFEDAARVFEGRTLDMVDDCFDYPEERIITVGHLAGRVVIVIWIQRGEARHVIAMRKANEREKKRFAKRLG, encoded by the coding sequence GTGACCTTCGAAGAGCACAGGCTTGCCTTCGAAGACGCCGCTCGCGTTTTCGAGGGTCGGACTTTGGATATGGTCGATGACTGCTTCGACTACCCCGAAGAACGGATCATCACAGTCGGTCACCTGGCGGGTCGCGTGGTGATCGTGATATGGATTCAACGCGGCGAAGCTCGCCACGTGATCGCAATGAGGAAAGCAAATGAACGCGAGAAAAAGCGGTTTGCAAAGCGACTTGGTTAA
- a CDS encoding YncE family protein: MEKRLATLMLLAVTALTGCGGGDDISAPTPPKLLTNIAVPNASSPPFSFDIGYVEAGKYFLSDRNNKAVDVVDTQSNTLLAQIVGPFIGAGATTNESGPDGIVGITGTNTIYVGDVDSVKVIDTAAQKTVNTIVISNSGSRVDEGCYDPDDHLAMFANPGDSPPFVTLISTLTQKPVAKLSFNGSSGLEACAYDPASKSFLINNDGTAANPEGELDVITASSAVAGNPSVSKSFPLGKCAPAGIVLGPNNDVLIGCDPPAGDPLITLILDRTSGAIQASLPFGGVDQVGYDPASNRYFLPARHYVTSGIAAASGFSPQMAVIDGTSRQLLVKIPVGTGAHSVAIDSTLGQVYVPFQPGAAGFPNGGISLFSTR; this comes from the coding sequence ATGGAAAAGCGCCTGGCAACTTTGATGTTGCTCGCCGTGACTGCATTGACCGGCTGCGGAGGTGGAGACGACATTAGCGCACCGACACCGCCGAAGCTGCTCACAAACATCGCCGTGCCCAATGCTTCGAGTCCACCATTCAGTTTTGACATTGGCTACGTCGAGGCCGGTAAGTACTTTCTCTCCGACCGCAATAACAAGGCAGTCGATGTCGTGGACACTCAATCGAACACGTTGCTCGCGCAGATCGTGGGGCCGTTCATCGGTGCCGGTGCCACGACAAACGAATCCGGTCCAGACGGAATCGTAGGTATCACCGGTACGAACACGATCTATGTCGGCGACGTGGACTCGGTCAAAGTAATCGATACGGCTGCGCAGAAGACGGTCAACACAATCGTCATCAGCAATTCCGGATCGCGCGTCGATGAGGGCTGCTACGATCCCGACGATCATCTCGCGATGTTTGCGAACCCCGGAGACTCGCCGCCATTCGTCACGTTAATTTCGACGCTGACGCAAAAGCCGGTAGCAAAGCTCTCTTTCAATGGTTCGTCGGGGCTCGAAGCGTGCGCCTATGATCCTGCCTCGAAGAGTTTTTTGATCAACAACGACGGTACTGCTGCCAATCCCGAAGGCGAGCTTGACGTCATCACGGCCAGCTCCGCGGTGGCGGGAAATCCTTCTGTCAGCAAGTCGTTTCCGCTAGGGAAATGCGCACCGGCGGGCATCGTGCTTGGTCCGAATAATGACGTGCTCATTGGATGCGATCCGCCGGCCGGAGACCCGCTCATCACGTTGATCCTCGACCGTACGAGTGGCGCGATTCAAGCCAGCCTGCCGTTTGGCGGGGTGGACCAGGTTGGTTACGATCCGGCTTCCAACCGCTATTTCCTGCCGGCTCGACACTACGTCACGAGCGGCATTGCAGCAGCGTCAGGATTTAGCCCGCAGATGGCTGTAATCGATGGCACGTCACGGCAGTTGCTCGTCAAGATTCCGGTGGGCACGGGGGCGCACTCCGTCGCCATCGACAGCACGCTTGGGCAAGTGTATGTGCCGTTTCAACCCGGCGCGGCAGGATTCCCCAACGGCGGTATTTCGTTGTTTTCGACGCGCTAG
- a CDS encoding protein-L-isoaspartate O-methyltransferase family protein: MSADLDEIRAFHAKLMAAASNSDDPRLERVFELVPRHAFLPPGPWKIMVNTRYCETPSDDPAYVYRNHVVALDAGKGINNGEPFLHAAWIGATNPRPGDRICHIGAGTGFYTAILSVLASPGGSVEAFEIDAALSKAARQNLEPYEGVRVTHADATQIDLPPADLIYVNAGVLAPPPSWLQALRPGGRMIFPWRPANDVGLAMLITRTGERGFDARPLMSAWFIPCVGGASTNDHFATEPDSSAAWSVRSVWLTAERAPDETAVVTYKHVWFSSASAV; encoded by the coding sequence ATGAGTGCGGATCTTGATGAAATAAGAGCCTTTCACGCAAAGCTGATGGCCGCCGCCAGCAACTCCGACGATCCTCGTCTGGAGCGAGTTTTCGAACTTGTTCCTCGCCATGCGTTCCTTCCGCCTGGTCCGTGGAAGATCATGGTGAACACACGCTACTGCGAGACCCCCAGCGACGATCCCGCCTACGTTTACCGAAATCATGTCGTGGCACTCGATGCAGGAAAGGGCATCAATAACGGAGAACCCTTTCTGCACGCAGCGTGGATTGGCGCAACCAATCCACGGCCCGGCGACAGGATATGCCACATAGGCGCAGGCACCGGCTTTTACACCGCCATTCTTTCCGTCCTGGCATCGCCGGGGGGCAGCGTCGAAGCTTTTGAAATCGACGCAGCTTTATCAAAAGCAGCGCGACAAAATCTTGAACCGTACGAGGGTGTCCGCGTCACTCATGCAGACGCAACACAGATCGACCTGCCCCCAGCCGATTTAATCTACGTGAATGCGGGCGTTCTCGCGCCCCCGCCTTCGTGGCTACAAGCGTTGCGCCCAGGAGGCCGGATGATTTTCCCCTGGCGTCCCGCAAACGATGTCGGACTTGCCATGCTCATCACGCGAACCGGCGAACGAGGTTTTGACGCCAGGCCTCTCATGAGCGCGTGGTTCATTCCTTGTGTCGGCGGTGCCTCGACGAATGATCACTTTGCGACGGAGCCCGATTCCAGCGCGGCATGGTCAGTCCGGTCTGTCTGGCTAACGGCAGAGCGCGCGCCGGATGAAACAGCCGTCGTTACATACAAGCACGTGTGGTTTTCCTCGGCATCTGCTGTCTGA
- a CDS encoding BrnA antitoxin family protein, which yields MNARKSGLQSDLVKVNAKHTGQFDRNEIPELGDEFFQEADEHHAGVLVKRGRGRPAGSNKIQMNLRIDIDVIEAYKAQGEGWQTRMNDALRDWAKSHGMMG from the coding sequence ATGAACGCGAGAAAAAGCGGTTTGCAAAGCGACTTGGTTAAGGTGAACGCGAAGCACACCGGCCAGTTCGACCGTAACGAAATCCCGGAGCTGGGTGATGAATTCTTCCAGGAGGCGGACGAACATCACGCGGGCGTGCTCGTAAAACGAGGGCGCGGCCGACCGGCGGGCTCGAACAAGATTCAGATGAATCTGCGCATCGACATTGACGTGATCGAAGCTTATAAGGCGCAGGGAGAAGGCTGGCAAACGCGCATGAATGACGCACTGCGCGACTGGGCGAAGTCGCACGGCATGATGGGTTAA
- a CDS encoding RNA polymerase sigma factor FliA, whose product MYNAQGKISQADVLTKYAPLVRRLGLQLVARMPASVDLDDLIQAGMIGLLDAASRYKEDQGAQFETYASQRIRGAMLDELRSNDWLPRSLRRTSREVEAAVHRVEQRLGHSASEAEIADHLNMPLDEYQSMLQDLHGSQLIYYEDFDRSAEDEPFLDRYCVDHSDPLSALLDDSLRTALIEAIDRLPEREKLLMSLYYERGMNLREIGAVMEVSESRVCQLHSQAVARLRTRLREMAWANAEAG is encoded by the coding sequence ATGTACAACGCGCAGGGAAAGATCTCCCAGGCCGACGTCCTGACCAAATACGCGCCGCTCGTCAGGCGGCTCGGTCTGCAGCTCGTGGCCAGGATGCCGGCGAGCGTCGATCTCGACGATCTGATCCAGGCCGGCATGATCGGCTTGCTCGATGCGGCGAGTCGTTACAAGGAAGATCAGGGCGCGCAGTTCGAAACCTACGCGAGCCAGCGGATTCGCGGCGCGATGCTCGACGAGCTGCGCAGCAACGACTGGCTGCCGCGCAGCCTGCGCCGCACGTCGCGCGAAGTCGAGGCGGCGGTGCATCGGGTCGAACAACGGCTCGGACACTCGGCCAGCGAAGCGGAGATCGCCGATCACCTGAACATGCCGCTCGACGAATACCAGTCGATGCTGCAGGACCTGCATGGCAGCCAGCTGATTTACTACGAAGACTTCGATCGGTCCGCTGAGGATGAGCCGTTTCTCGATCGGTATTGCGTCGATCATTCGGATCCTTTGTCGGCGCTGCTTGACGATAGTTTGCGTACTGCGCTCATTGAGGCTATCGATCGGTTGCCGGAACGCGAAAAGCTGCTGATGTCGCTTTACTACGAACGCGGGATGAACCTGCGCGAGATTGGGGCGGTGATGGAGGTTAGCGAGTCGCGGGTGTGTCAGTTGCACAGCCAGGCGGTGGCGCGGTTGCGCACGCGCTTGCGGGAGATGGCTTGGGCGAATGCGGAGGCGGGGTGA
- a CDS encoding MinD/ParA family ATP-binding protein produces MDKRVPDQAEGLRRLLAGGGARVISVTGGSPRAGATTTVLNLATALAEQGKDVLVIDECPGEGSVSSTLGGVRCTGSFIEVARGELPLERAVLRHPLGFGVLAASRANREGCTPSQLAAMVDGCADIVLIDAQLGREGALSALALQAHDVMIVMRVAAQSITETYACLKRLHYAHAIAQFRVVVNHVQSIDDARTAFDNLAGVAGRYLSVALEAAGCIAADVRIVRALELSRCVVDAFPSTPAARGYRHLAAQLQYWPMRPAMSSRAPWPASAAVTAAQHADQPSAQHA; encoded by the coding sequence TTGGATAAACGTGTGCCCGATCAGGCGGAAGGGCTGCGCAGGCTGCTCGCCGGTGGTGGCGCGCGCGTGATTTCGGTGACTGGCGGTTCGCCGCGGGCGGGCGCCACGACGACGGTCCTCAATCTCGCGACGGCACTCGCCGAGCAGGGCAAGGACGTGCTCGTGATCGATGAGTGCCCCGGCGAGGGCTCGGTCAGCTCGACGCTCGGCGGGGTGCGCTGCACGGGCAGTTTCATCGAAGTCGCACGCGGCGAACTGCCGCTCGAGCGCGCGGTATTGCGGCATCCGCTGGGCTTTGGCGTGCTGGCTGCGTCGCGGGCGAATCGCGAGGGCTGCACGCCGTCGCAGCTTGCCGCGATGGTCGACGGTTGCGCCGACATCGTGCTGATCGATGCGCAGCTCGGTCGCGAGGGCGCGTTGTCGGCGCTGGCGCTGCAGGCGCACGACGTGATGATTGTGATGCGGGTCGCCGCGCAGTCGATCACCGAGACCTATGCGTGCCTGAAGCGGTTGCACTACGCGCATGCGATCGCGCAGTTTCGTGTGGTCGTGAATCACGTGCAGAGCATCGACGATGCGCGCACCGCGTTCGACAACCTCGCGGGGGTGGCGGGGCGTTATCTGTCGGTGGCGCTGGAGGCGGCCGGCTGCATCGCCGCCGATGTGCGGATCGTGCGGGCGCTCGAACTGTCGCGCTGTGTGGTCGATGCGTTCCCGTCGACACCGGCGGCGCGCGGCTACCGGCACCTCGCCGCGCAATTGCAGTACTGGCCGATGCGGCCAGCGATGTCGTCGCGCGCGCCGTGGCCGGCGAGCGCGGCCGTAACAGCGGCGCAACACGCCGACCAACCGTCCGCGCAGCACGCCTGA
- the flhF gene encoding flagellar biosynthesis protein FlhF, protein MNIRKFIGATTRDALRLVREALGPDAVVLSNRTVDDGTVEIVALADSELASIKPGAAAPAAAAVTAPRAAVTSSTTPGSALANPYASGMPDVFSSVFGASPEAGTERMSNDHADARPAAAMRAPAARAEATRSKDTTAAPRTLAESNPWLIDHARKVAVQAEHGAMTPAVAMAKGLGTPGELQTPTEASRAETPEWAREGAQLAARRAAQRAGVPTTAAADEARRMPNPPAPSSASTASTASTAFSAGTAASMTEAINQRVEQIVNDTVMHELASMRGMMEEHFTGLLWADRQRRGPTHAALTKHLFAAGFSAQLVQMMIDNMPETDGMEAGMNWVRSVLATNLPVMENEDELMERGGVFALMGPTGVGKTTTTAKLAARCVMRFGASKVALLTTDSYRIGGHEQLRIFGKILGVSVHAVKDSADLQLALSELRNKHIVLIDTIGMSQRDRQVADQIAMLCRAGQTVQRLLLLNATCHGDTLNEVVQAYQRAPDQQPLAGCILTKLDEATNLGSTLDTVIRYRLPVHYVSTGQKVPENLYVATKKFLIKSAFCIPRDSSPFVPQDDDIPPLLSALSARSTADMHEVRFG, encoded by the coding sequence TTGAACATCCGAAAATTTATCGGCGCCACCACCCGCGACGCGCTGCGTCTCGTGCGCGAGGCGCTGGGTCCGGACGCCGTCGTGCTGTCGAATCGCACGGTCGACGACGGTACCGTCGAGATCGTCGCGCTGGCCGACAGCGAGCTGGCTTCGATCAAGCCTGGTGCTGCGGCACCGGCCGCCGCCGCAGTGACGGCACCGCGTGCGGCTGTGACCTCGAGCACAACACCGGGCTCCGCATTGGCGAATCCGTACGCGAGCGGCATGCCGGATGTGTTCTCGTCGGTATTCGGCGCGAGTCCCGAAGCGGGCACCGAGCGTATGTCGAACGACCATGCCGACGCCCGGCCCGCCGCTGCAATGCGAGCACCGGCTGCCCGTGCCGAAGCTACGCGTAGCAAAGACACCACCGCCGCGCCGCGCACGCTCGCGGAATCGAACCCCTGGCTTATCGATCACGCACGTAAGGTCGCAGTTCAGGCCGAGCATGGCGCGATGACGCCGGCTGTTGCAATGGCGAAGGGCCTGGGCACACCGGGCGAACTGCAGACGCCCACGGAAGCATCGCGTGCCGAGACACCGGAATGGGCTCGTGAAGGCGCGCAGCTAGCCGCGCGCCGCGCTGCGCAACGGGCGGGCGTACCGACCACAGCGGCCGCTGACGAAGCACGCCGTATGCCGAACCCGCCGGCTCCATCTTCTGCATCGACTGCATCCACTGCGTCGACCGCGTTTTCTGCCGGCACTGCAGCATCGATGACTGAAGCGATCAACCAGCGCGTCGAGCAGATCGTCAACGACACCGTGATGCACGAACTCGCGTCGATGCGCGGGATGATGGAAGAGCACTTCACCGGCCTGCTGTGGGCGGACCGCCAGCGCCGTGGGCCGACACACGCCGCGTTGACCAAACACCTGTTCGCCGCCGGCTTCTCGGCGCAGCTCGTGCAGATGATGATCGACAACATGCCGGAGACCGACGGCATGGAAGCCGGCATGAACTGGGTGCGTTCGGTACTCGCGACGAACCTGCCGGTGATGGAAAACGAAGACGAGCTGATGGAGCGCGGCGGCGTGTTCGCGCTGATGGGACCGACGGGAGTCGGCAAGACGACGACGACCGCAAAGCTCGCCGCACGCTGCGTGATGCGCTTCGGCGCGAGCAAGGTCGCGCTGCTCACCACCGACAGCTACCGGATCGGCGGTCACGAGCAACTGCGCATTTTCGGGAAGATTCTCGGCGTGTCCGTGCACGCGGTGAAGGACAGCGCCGATCTGCAACTCGCGCTGTCCGAGCTGCGCAACAAACACATCGTGCTGATCGACACGATCGGCATGAGCCAGCGCGACCGGCAGGTGGCTGACCAGATCGCGATGCTGTGCCGCGCCGGTCAGACGGTGCAGCGTCTGTTGCTGCTGAATGCGACCTGTCATGGCGACACGCTGAACGAAGTCGTGCAGGCGTATCAGCGTGCACCGGACCAGCAGCCGCTCGCCGGTTGCATCCTGACCAAGCTCGACGAAGCGACCAACCTGGGCAGCACGCTCGATACGGTGATCCGTTACCGCTTGCCCGTGCATTACGTGTCGACCGGACAGAAGGTGCCGGAGAACCTCTACGTCGCGACGAAGAAATTCCTGATCAAGAGCGCGTTCTGCATTCCGCGCGACAGCTCGCCTTTCGTGCCGCAGGACGACGACATTCCGCCGCTGCTGTCGGCGCTGTCGGCGCGCTCGACGGCCGATATGCACGAGGTCCGCTTTGGATAA